The following is a genomic window from Miscanthus floridulus cultivar M001 chromosome 14, ASM1932011v1, whole genome shotgun sequence.
tttcttctctttttttcaccTCAACATTCGGTGGGCTTACAGCCTaatgttatacttgctcttagTGCACTGCTGGTAACTAGGCTGGAACCTGCTGGAAGATGTGAGTTTTTGGGGACACCCAGCTCACCTACCATCAGATGTGCCTCATTCATTCGTATCAGAATGTGTGAAGCAGCCACAGTGGAGACAGACCTACGCAGTGACCGGAGGAAACAGGAGTATCTCAGTACCAGATTCTTGTTGGTTCCTACTGTTAATCTTCATCGTTACTAATATCATTCAGATCCAACACCTTTTGAACTGCAATTACAAACATGGCAATGTGTAAGGATGAATCTTCTGAAACCAaccttccaaaaaaaaaaagaatcttcTGAAACCAAGAAAAGGATCATGTGTTCTTGCTACCATCACTGTATTTTGAGTGACACGCTGAACATCAGCTTTCTATTAGCCTGTTCGTTTAAACTTATCAGTCGACTTATTggctagaatctatagtatttttttcttaaaacAAAAACAGCTTCTGCCGACtttaatatcagccgaacgaAATGGCATAGACTGCCCAACGACCTTGGAAAGGAAACCTTGGAAACATGTCTGCATCACACAAGAGCTCAGTGCTAGAGCCTAGAGCGCGACATTTCAGTTCCTGGTTCTTCCCATATCACCACAGCGACATGTCAGCCAAATAACTCCAACCAGACCAAAGAATCACCAGCAGAAGACCAACATTTTCAGCAGTCATCAACACTTAAAAATACATCACTGTAAGATTACTACAAACAGAGATCAAACAGCCCACTGATCCCTTTTCTATACAACAACAAAAAAAGACAAAACCTTTTTTGTCCCAGCCACTCACTTAACACTACATACTTACTAAACACTAAGCTAAGCCATGAACAGTTGAGCTCCAAGAACGGCCGCTCAAGTCGGAAGAGCAGAGAAGGGGTTCACGGAGGTGGGGTTGGCGACGGCACGCGTCACGGTCTGGCCTtgccggccgcggccgcggccgcgaggCCGTGCATGGCGCCGAAGCCGAGGGAACCGAGCCCGAGGCagccgaggaggaggccgcccTGCCGGTATGGCAGGAACGTGCGCCGCCGCATCTCCTCCGCCTCTGCGCGCCGGGCCTCGTACAGCCGCGCATGCGCCGACCTCCTCGCCCTCCCGCGGCCTCGTGATGCCGACGGGGAGGGGTTCCTCTTGGGCGCCGCCGGCGGCAGCGGAGGCGACGGGTTGGAGGGGAGAGGTGGGCGCTCGCCGCCGTCGGACTTGCTCCGGTGGAGGATGTCCTTCAAGAAACCCCACCTGCGGTAGTAGCTTCTTGACGACGAGGAGGAAGCAGCGGACGCCgtcgaggaggacgacgacgaccgcGACGCCGACGGGGCCGCCTCGGCCTCGCCCGCCGCTGCTGGCTCCACGGACTGAGCCGCCGGGgcaggcgacgacgacggcgatagCCAGCGGGCGCGGAACGGGGAGAGGGAGCGGTACCGGCGGTGCACGGGCGGGCTCCGGCGGAGACGGCCGCGCTcgtgcggcggcggctgctccGAAGGCGGCGGCTGCGGTGGCGGGGGGACGTCTCCGTCGAGAGACGGGAGCGCCTGCGGGCGGAGCAGGAAGGACGTGAGCCGCATTGGCCGGATCTGGCCGTTGTGGAAGAGCTCGTCGGCGGAGGACATCGCCGCCGCGGCGGGAGACGGGCAGCGCGAGAAGTCGAAGTCGAATCCCAGCTCGCAGCCGTCGTACTCATCCGCAGTGCCGGGGCCGCCGCGCGCGGGGCTCGCCGGCGCGCTGTAGAAGCAACCGGCAGCGGAGAACGACGGGTCGCGGGCGGGGCTGGACGGCGCGCTTACGAAGGGTGTGGAGCACGCGCTTTCCTCCCCACTTGCGCATCCAACGTCGCCGCCACTGGCAGTTTGGTCGCCGGAGCTGGCGGCCATCGGGACGGCGACGGGTGCTGGCCAATGGCAATGGGGATGGTGACACACTGAAGTGAAGAGGATTTTAAAGCGCCCGAGAGgagtttggttggatggatgctGGATATTTTCTGATTTGCACCCCTGAAAACCTGAAATTCTTATTCATCTCGATAGAGACCCCTCCGGTAATGATTTTGAGATAAACAAATGCAAGTAAAAACATATTCAATCAAATATGTCTGTTTGGAACACCCCGGCTCTACTCTGAACTATAGAGAGGTAAAATGGTAAAAATAAAGAGACCAATGTTGAGAAGATGGCTTGTCTTTCATATGGTATGCAATCCAAATCGAGCTATATATATGGCATCGTTCGGATTATAtagttctggaggaatttggatggttttgacgaattttggaggaatctgcgagaggaaaacactgttccagatgaaaaaagaaacggatcaagTCGGATTTAAGGGTACGCGAACGGGCCATATATTCTTAGATAATTATGTTACAAAATACGTGCTTACGCACgtttgcaaaaaaaaagggtCATAATATTCGCATGCATGTTTATTAATGCTGCCTACTATTATGTCCAGGACAACTAACGTCAAGCCTAGAGGAAACGCGAATGAACTGCATTTAGTATTATTAATGCTGCCTACTATTCACATCACACATGCAGCTACATTTAGTATTATTAAACACCGAAAAAGGAGCTACAGTAATGACTAGGGGCATATTTGTTACTTATATAGTTTATAAGCTGTCTACGACAAAAATAAATTGAGACTAAAAGGCTAACAACATGTCTTTTTACATTTTTTTTCTTGCCACGTTTCTGCACACAACACATATTTGTACTAAACCGTTGAAGTTGAACCAGCCAACTTATTTTGACCGCGTTTTAGTTTTTCAGAGAAGTTTTAACGTTCTGCCAAACGATACCTAAACAGCTTCCAAATTATTAAAAGATTATTAACATGCATGTTTTTTTTCCAAACGAATAAGTACTATACTAGATAGAAGATCCAAATGAAGCTCAACTAATAGCTTAGCTAATACAGTATGGCCCCGCTAATAAAGCTATCATCTAGTTCCATAGTGCTAACAACCACGTAATAATTATTGCTAATGGATCTTGTTTACATCAAAATCTGAAAAGAAGAAAGCGAGAACTCGAAGCTTTTaaaattgtatcatcaaggaattgaTCAGATGTGATTGGGTGTTCAGCTGGGATGAAATAAAGCACTGTTCATGCTGGAAATactgcttatgctgaaattttgtgagagaaaaacactgctctggtaggaaaaaacaagccgaacttGCTCAGCCGAACAAGCTATGAATCGATATCGGctggttttgatgcagtgtcGAAATCGattattttatagatgacgtcaacagacgacgtcaatggactacgtacggatggcgtcggggaaaaaatatgtcggactctataaaaagaaaaagattagagtccaagttatttttaagttatgaatgttttcttttgtttcaaaaattataatgagtcgtatttgagtaggattcacgtTTAGGTTTcggatataaatattggaccctggttattgtaaagaCGAACAAccaatcaatacaattacttttttcggcttcacgccaacccttaagtgtaggagtactatagatctcaacgagtttttcaacaagcagggctgcatcgactgatcgacctccggcTTATCTGTGAGTACCATCACGACTTATATTATGCTTATAAAGCTGCATCGGCCAattgatcttttacgagtatagtataatttagttatcgatctgtatcattattcataaggctgcatcagctgattgatctcttatggaTCATAATAtggatcaaagttatcgatcttgtgttaaataacttgttgtttaatacaatatcaccagttatcgaatcttctaagattagtaagatttttctggCTGTTCTTGATTGATTCACCGGTtttcgatcttgttataattattgtttcattaattataacaaattatctgattgagatagagatagatcgacatcatatcatcataattgTCGTCTTATAGTCTGGTCACACTttgaatctcataattgatggcttaattctgctagatcggttgttttacCTCTGTTCCAATCAAGCACAGTATGCATTCAAAGGCATGTTTTCGATCTTGCatgaactcactagttaatgagatctaatctaatgacactaccatagctgcatccatccggtcgaacctcacttgtaagactttagattagagattatcgattagtggttttgttcgtgatcgagatatgtactctgtttgtttgctatgcatgtatcGACTATTTTAGTCGATTCGTCTGTGCCTTTACACCTATAGCATGTTTTTTTatgaacctgtcaatatatagatgattttatggattctttggctttagtttgtaatcattatcatagctgtattgattcggtcgaacctcactgttgataaaAACAAAtcagattcagagcgtttgtagattcgtttgtactagacagtcgatttgttcgcatgttatatctttcctcgttaaacttatcggctcaatgctttacgcTGGTTATATCTATCTAGtcgatgatgttacttatatctgaGTGCACCGTacactatcataaatcaatcatgaacCACGAACATCACaatccttaacagtcgatttctcctCGTATCGAATATTTAGTCGATTCTTCTGTTTGGCTGTTctcgaagcagcacacttggaactgtctggacaaaaccggcatgttccaccctaaactactgataaaacttcctctccttgtcaattgcagatcaaattgactggcacgcctttcgAGATTttcaggatcgactggtcctgttGTGAAGCCAAGCAAGATCTACAGGTTACCTCGTTCAGATCGTTCCGGCTTACTGTGTGTCAGGCGTATCACCACATTTTTGCGTCAACAAACCTAAAAAGGGAAGTATGATTAAACACAATGGCATTGAGAAACTTGCATTAATCGGAGCTCCATCGTGGAACCATGCATTCATCATGATTCATGAAGCAAATTTatttcaaaattaaaaaaaaatcatcatgcaTGAAGCAAATTCCAGTTGTTGCCatgaagcatgcatgcatgccacaCACACGAAGCATCTCGGCTTCATTCTTCCGATCTTAGTTTGTTTAGACAATATCGGGCGCGCTTCGTTTGTTCTCGCAATATGAACCGGCTTCGTTCAGTTAATCTCTCGTCTTCTAGACTTTTCCGTCGCAATGCGCTGGGGTCGTCCGAAGGCTTATTTCATGcgcgctagctagctagctagcttttcTCTTCTGAACACTGTTACCTAAGGTCCCTTTCGTGTGGCTACATGCGCATACGTATGCACATTCTTTCTGTCTATCGGGCACACGCATGGGAATGCACGGTGCGTGTATGGAGCAGCGGAACTAGCTAACCCAGCAAGCTCACAAACATACAAGCGCGAGCATTTTTCATGCACTCATCATACGATATTAGAGTTTTAGACACtattaaatcaatttttagaggcggctcGTAACCTTTTGTAGGGACGATTTGGCTAGCcgtccctaccgaaccgtctctacaaatcatgtatttatagaggcggttcccaggccgcacctacaaatcgatttgtagaggcggctgtagtaccagccgcccctacaatcgatttgtatgggcggctggTAATATGAGCCGTCCCTACTtctagatttgtaggggcggttgtagtagcagccgcccctacaaatacctgtttgtaggggcagcttaatccagaaccgcccctacagtacgttttttcgctaaaaaaatcaaatttacaattcaaaatcgcgttgccgaacaccccgtgaccaacgttccgaaccgcgttcgcgttgccgaacgccccgcgaccaacgttccgaaccgcgttcgcgttgccgaacgccccgcgaccaacgttccgaaccgcgttcgcgttgccgaacgccccgtgaccgcgactacaagcacaagagtattatataaactacaattacaagtccaattcacaagaatatatacaattcatcattaaatatacaaattctatacacattgttatcaacgttaTAGAGCTAGCCTTTGAGTCttatgaaggtgttggtactgaggatttctacctaagttagactctcggtcatggtaggcgcctctgacgtgtacaatctggtccaatatgaagttgcaaaggtcatcgacgagctctaagagttggtcatcctcgtatgggtctcttttcattcctttctcttctttccactacaagataATAAGTTTCGGTTTTGTATtttataccatgtacgaagtttttatactacgggtgaataggttcaaacttacccttaaggggtgtctcctgtaggcatcggtgttactcatcatagaacatatatagtattcacaatgtacactcccaggcttctgcttggggcactatttgttttgcatatgaaaatgttaagtaatgcttttgacagtcatgtaatagagtactgaagaagtaagttacacttaccgcacatagtgtttttatagccaacttttcattccttgctggatcatgcctgtaacaccccaggtgtttgccactagttaagcaatgagtttgagctcaaacatggcatgttaagtggtgatgagggtgtcaagatcaaatctacaagagtgagcttcaacttaaacttgggcaacacacctttgcttgcatattggcccttttcggatatatacctaagtaatgttgaaggtgctcctttcatgtgcctcacatcaatttccacccacatggatcactggaaaagtttcatgaagtttggaataaaaaagtcacatgaaa
Proteins encoded in this region:
- the LOC136506193 gene encoding uncharacterized protein yields the protein MAASSGDQTASGGDVGCASGEESACSTPFVSAPSSPARDPSFSAAGCFYSAPASPARGGPGTADEYDGCELGFDFDFSRCPSPAAAAMSSADELFHNGQIRPMRLTSFLLRPQALPSLDGDVPPPPQPPPSEQPPPHERGRLRRSPPVHRRYRSLSPFRARWLSPSSSPAPAAQSVEPAAAGEAEAAPSASRSSSSSSTASAASSSSSRSYYRRWGFLKDILHRSKSDGGERPPLPSNPSPPLPPAAPKRNPSPSASRGRGRARRSAHARLYEARRAEAEEMRRRTFLPYRQGGLLLGCLGLGSLGFGAMHGLAAAAAAGKARP